A single region of the Vicia villosa cultivar HV-30 ecotype Madison, WI linkage group LG4, Vvil1.0, whole genome shotgun sequence genome encodes:
- the LOC131594849 gene encoding uncharacterized protein LOC131594849: MGWVSDTVHSVKSIKFREALTQVITLGLVVTSALVIWKGLMCITGTESPVVVVLSGSMEPGFQRGDILFLHMNNDPIRAGDIVVFNIDGRDIPIVHRVIKVHQRQDTQDTYYLTKGDNNDMDDRVLYNHGQNWLEKKHIMGKAAGFLPYAGWATIIMSEKPIVKYILVGALGLLVLTSKE, translated from the exons ATGGGTTGGGTTTCAGACACAGTTCACTCGGTCAAGTCCATTAAATTTAGAGAAGCTTTGACCCAAGTCATTACTCTCG GGTTGGTTGTAACATCCGCCCTAGTTATATGGAAAGGGTTAATGTGTATCACTGGAACTGAATCCCCCGTTGTGGTTGTTCTTTCCGGAAGCATGGAACCTGGTTTTCAAAGA GGTGACATTCTCTTCTTGCACATGAATAATGATCCTATTCGTGCAGGAGACATTGTGGTTTTCAATATAGAT GGACGTGATATTCCAATTGTTCACCGTGTAATTAAG gtcCATCAGCGTCAAGATACACAAGATACTTATTACCTTACTAAAG GAGACAATAATGACATGGATGATAGGGTTTTGTACAATCATGGCCAGAATTGGTTGGAGAAAAAACATATTATGGGAAAAGCTGCCGG GTTTTTACCTTATGCTGGTTGGGCTACAATAATTATGTCCGAAAAACCCATTGTCAAG TATATACTCGTGGGGGCATTAGGACTACTGGTTTTGACATCGAAGGAATAG